The Chryseobacterium glaciei DNA window GTGATCATTGACCATTCCCGTCGCTTGCATGTGCGTATAAACAACTGTTGAGCCCATAAATTTAAAACCTCTTTTCTTCAGATCTTTTGATAAAATATCTGAAATTTCAGTCGTTGCAGGAACATCTTTTAAGGTCTTAGGATTATTTTTTATAGGCCTACCTCCTACAAAGCCCCAGATATATTTTGAAAAACTTCCAAATTCTTCTTGAATCTCCTGAAATTTTTGGGCATTAGTTATTGTTGCTAAAACTTTAAGCCTGTTTCTTACAATCCCAGGATTTTGCATTAATTCTTCCACCTTTTCATCAGAATAGTCTGCAATTTTTTTATAATCGAATTCATCAAAAGCTTCTCTTTTACTTAAGATCGTATACCAGCTCAATCCGGCCTGAAAACTTTCAAGAATTAAAAATTCAAATATCGTTTCATCATCATAAACAGGTCTTCCCCATTCTTCATCGTGATATTTTCTGTACAGATCGTCTTTCTCGCACCATCCACAACGTATTTTTTCCATAATCATATATTTTAAATTAAAGATAAAAACGATTTGGAAAATTATTAGAGCCTGTTTAAATTTTATTGAGTAATAATTTTATAGCAGATAATTTGACCCTTTTTTCAGAGGATTCCATTAGGAGTTCGTAATTTCTGCATAATCTTCTATCATTATCAAACCAAGAAAAAGTGCGCTCTAATAATCCATCGTTTATGAATTGACTCAAACCCTTTTTCTTTTTTGTCTACCATAACATGTCTTTTGATTCCTTTTACTTTTTTACCTCTGTCAAAGCCATTGAGTGAACGGTTATTTCCCCAACGAACACTTTGACTGTCCATAATTCCCAAACTTGCCTCGGATTTCTGACCTCTGTTTCGTCGTACTTTCTCCCTTAATTTTGATAATAACAAATCGAAAACCTCCAGATTTGACTATTTTGAATAATAGCAATACACCAACTGCCATTTTGGAAAATCATGAGGTAAAAGTCTCCATTGGCAGCCTATTTTCACCAAATAACTAATAGCATTCCAAATGACAATCAAATCATATTTTCGTTTTCTGTCATCAAAATCTAATGCTTTTTTTATAAATTGCCACTGAGTTTGGGTTAAGTCCGTTGAATACATTGATGTTTTTTGTTTTGCAACTCTAAAATGACAATTTTTATGTAACTTCTAACCCTTACTCGTTCTTATTATTACTTTTTTAAACAGGCTCTGATACTTTAACGCATAATCTAACATAGTATATAAAGGATTAGATTCATTATAAATCGGTCGCTTTTCGTTATGAGCAGTTGCTTGGTATGGTTAGTAGATAAACTTTTGACATTTTTTTAGTCTTAATAAATCTCATTACCATTGTATCCTACTGTCTTAGAATGGCTTTCATTGGCGTTATTTGTCTTTACTCAGTATTGTTTTGTGTTGGTTTGCCGAATTGTAATTTAAATACTGTTATCAGAACTATTTTTTGATAAGATGTCCCTGTTTTCCTAAGCTGTAACACTATATTCATTATTTAACTTGTTTTATATAAGATATCTTTTTGCTGATTTAAAAAAATGCAATATCTTTGCAAAAAATTAAATGATTAAAAAGAAGGCAATTAATTTGGGTCTTTTATTGGGTTCAATAACCGCGTTTTCACAAGTAGGGATTAATACAGCTAACCCTACAGGCATATTACATATTAATGCCGGAAGTAGTCCGGAAGACACAAATCCCAATGATGATATCGTGATATCTAAATCAGATGGAAATGTTGGTATTGGGCATACAGTTCCAACAGTTAAGTTAGATATAAAAACAGCGGGAACGGCAGGATCTCCAGTTTATGGTTTTAAGCTTTCGGATGGAAATCAAGCTGAAAATAATGTACTATACAGCGATGCTAATGGGGTGGGAACTTGGAAAAAATTGTCAATATTTACCGGGCAAAATATAGTAGGCTCTTTTAATTGGGCAGCATACACAGGTATTGGAAACACAAATTGGAATGAAATTGCTACTCTGACAATCACTCCGGGATCACATATGATCTATACAAAAATTCATATACTTAATAGCTCCAATACTGGGTTTGTGAGAACGTATATAGGAACGAAAAATGTTGGAACTAATAATAGTAATCCACAAGATACACCTATACTTGGAAGTACTAATTTTCAGCCGCTAATGGGAAGAGATTTCGAAGTTACCCAATCCTTTGTTTATAATAATGTTACGAATGCAAATGTGACTTTATATTTTGTTCTTCAGTCGGATATTAATACTATCAGTAGGAGTGTATATAGTTTCAATAATCAAGCAACATTTAGCGGTGTAAGTTTAATTGAGAATTATTTCTTTTCAACACCTGTTGACTAAAAAATCCAGTCATCTTTTTGAACAATAGTTTAATCAAATACTGTAAAAAATAAATATTACAGTAGAAGCACTATTTCATAATGTAAAAAGTTTAAATGACTTATAATTAAATAACTCATGTTTAATTTGAGTTACGGTCAGTAGTTTTAATCCTTGGATATCTCCAGGGATTTTTTTTTGAAAATGTCCTTTCATAAAGCTTTTTAGTTATTAAAGTATAATTGACTAGTGGTATTCGTATTGGAATTAATGAATTATTCTTATTTCTCATTAGTAAGAAATAAGATTAAAATTCTTAAGTTGAGTGACCTAAAAGAACCCTCTTAGGGAATAATGATTATTCACTTAAACTATTTACCATGTCACAACGAATTTATCGGGATGCTCTTTTGAGCATCTCACAGCAGGAGCAGAAGGTCAACACATTATCGATGAGTCCTACCGTATGACGGTGCTTCTTCGTGATCTACTATGTAAAATGAAGGATCACATACTATCCAATGGATTTACCGGCAAATCTGAAGAAATCGAGTTCTTCAGAAAAATAAAACCCCAGATACTTGGCAAGCTGATCTACTACAACAAGGTAGAAACATGGTAAGTGTAGCCAATGTTCATGACAGTAAAGCGGTATTGTTACTGATGAAAACACTGCGATATTTACTGATCCCGCTTCAGGTAATCCTAGCGGACGGAGGTTATAGAGGAGAGATTATTGAAGAAATAAAAACTAAGTTTGGTTACACCATTCAAATCGTTATGCGAAACGATAAAAAAGAAAAAAAATTTGAACCCCATTCATAAACGATGGATTATTGAACGTACTCTTTCCTGGTTTGATAACGACAGAAGACTATGCAGAAATTATGAACTCCTAATGGAAACTTCTGAAAACATGGTCAAATTATCCGTTATAAAATTAGTATTGAACAAAATTTAAACAGGCTCTTAAAAAAATATTATGAAAATTTTAACAAAGACTCCTGTTTTTAGGAATGGTTATTGATTATTTACTAGCAACACACAAAAATATTTACTATTATGAACAATTCAGATTACAACAAAGCAGAAAATGCAGTAGACGACACAAAAAACTCTTTAGAGAATGCAGCTGAAAAAGCAAAATGGAAAGTGAATGAATTGGCAGATAAAGCCAAAGATTACATCAATGAAAAAAGAGCAAATGACGAGGAAGCAACTCAGGAAGACTGGCTTGATAAAGTGAAAAATAATGCTTCTGACGCTTGGGATAGCGTAAAAGATCATGCGAATGATGCTTGGGAAAAAACCAAAGATGCCGCAGAAGATGTGAAGGCAGAATGGAACAAGAAAACCAACTAAAAATTTCAGTCATATAAATATTTTCAAGAAAAACGGAGCTTTTTTATAAAGGCTCCGTTTTTTTATTATGCTCTAAACACAAATTATTGCTACATTTGTATATTAATAAACATTAAAAAATTATGTCATACGGTTTACTTAAAGGCAAGAAGGGAATTATTTTTGGAGCCCTTAATGAACAATCTATCGCATGGAAAGTTGCTGAAAGATGTCATGAAGAAGGTGCTGAATTTATCTTATCAAACGCTCCTATTGCGTTGAGAATGGGAGAGCTTAATGGTTTAGCAGAAAAAACAGGTTCTGAAGTTATTGGTGCAGATGCAACTTCTACAGAGGATCTTGGAAAACTTTTTGATGCTGCAATCGCAAAATTCGGTAAAATAGATTTTATCCTTCACTCTATAGGAATGTCCGTAAATGTAAGAAAAGGGAAACATTATACAGAAATGAATTACGACTGGACAGAAAAAGGTTGGGATATCTCAGCGGTTTCTTTCCACAAAGTAATGCGTACGGCATGGGAAAAAGACTGTATGAACGAATGGGGAAGTATTTTGGCGCTTTCTTATATCGCAGCTCAGAGAACATTCCCGGACTATAACGATATGTCTGACAACAAAGCGTATTTGGAAAGCATCGCAAGAACTTTCGGATACTATTGGGGTGAGAGAAAAGTACGTGTAAATACGGTTTCTCAGTCTCCTACCGTTACAACTGCAGGAAGCGGAGTAAAAGGTTTCGGAGGTTTCTTAGGATATGCTGAAGATATGTCTCCACTAGGAAATGCATCAGCTCTTGAGTGTGCAGATTACTGTGTAACTTTATTCTCTGATCTTACTAAAAAAGTAACAATGCAGAACTTATTCCACGATGGTGGTTTCAGTAATACAGGAGTTTCTCAAAAGGTTATCCAAAAATATGATCTTGAATAAATTGTAGCTAATACAAATTATTAAATAATATTAAAAGCCAAAGTAGAATTTTTACTTTGGCTTTTTCGTGCTCAAATTTCAAATTATTTTTATTTTTTTTGAAAAACTAAACTCTTATGTGATTTATTTTTTTATTTTTGAGAAGTAAAAACACAAACAAATGAAACAAAATATCTTACAAAAGGCAAACTCTTTGTCGATCCCTCCTATCTCGTATTACTTCATGCTTTCTACATTTAATTTCAATTTGATTTAAAACTGATTTTCTATGAAATTATTTTTGCAGCATCATATTGTGAAAAAAGGAGAAACATTGGAACAAATCGCAGCTCTCTACAATGTTCCGACTGTGGAAATTTTGAAATACTATCATTATCAAAATGTTCCCAAAGACAGTAATCATTTAGGTCATATCCTATTTGAAGGTCAGGAAATTTTCGTACCTGAAAGTCATGATATAGAACAGATTTTATTAGAAAGAAAACAAGCTTCACAAAACAGATTAGAACACTCTAATTCATTAATAAAGAACAGTTCTTTGCTTCCTAATTTCATAGGAATTGATCATTCTTACAAGGTTAAAATTACTGATTTAAATGAAGGTAGCACGGAAAATGAAACTGAGTTTGAAGTTGATATACAATATCTTGGAAAGAATGAACAGCATCATATTTTCAAATTTAATAAAAATTCAATCTTAATTAATGGTGAAATACCGGACATGAAAGCGTACGAATTGGCTTTGGATTGTTCTTCTGTTTTATTTCCTGTAGAACTAGGGATAGATTTTAACGGAAAAATTGCAGATATTCATAACTATAGAGTGATTTTGAATAAATGGAAAGAAAATAAACAAAGACTCCTTCAAAAATATAGTGACGAAAATTCTCGCCAATATATTGATAAAGTAGATATCAGAATGGAAAACAGGGAATTATTATTGAAAAATTTGAGAAGTGAATTGTTTATACAGTTTTATTTTTCACCTTATTTTAAAACGTTCTCTAATGGAAAAGCAGAAAATACAGGAAGATTTTCACAATATAAGATTCTGTATGAAAATCATTATGAAATTAATTTAGACCATGAAATTCATATCAGTCAATCTTCCCGATCCGTTGACCAGAGAAGTCAGGAAGAAATTATTCGTTATTTAGAAAATTCTTATGAAAATTCCGAGGATTCTGAATTGCTAGAATCTGAAATATCTGCCAATTTTATTCTTGATAAACAATATAAATTTCTGCAGAAAGCTGATGTAAAAATAGATTTATATCTATATAACGTTCAAGAAACAAAACAGATACAAATAGATAGAAAATAATTTTATAAATTTGAATTAACACAAAAATTACACAAATGATAGAATATAAAGTCAAAAAAGGCGACACTTTGTTGAGCCTTGCCGAAAAATTAGGTTTACCCAGCGCCTACTCCCTGAAATCATTTCACAATTTCAAAGGTTCCATTGAAAGAGGAATCGGAAACGAGATCAAAGCAGGAATGATTCTCACAATTCCCGAACCACATGAAGTGGAAACCATACATAAAAACATTGCTGAAAGGCAAAATAAAAAGGCTGAAGAGAACACTCAAGAGCAAAACCAGCAATCTACAGAAAATCAAAGCTCAGGATTTTCTTCCGAAGAATCTCAACAATCTTCCGAATTGCAAAAAGAAAAGGAACAAGAGAAAGAATCAAAACAAAAACCTGCCGGAGAACATGAAGGGAAACTTTTCGTTGCCCAAAAAGGAAAGGCCATTTGTGATAAAGGAACAAAGTTTCCACAGTTTAAGGTAAGCAGTCATAAAAAGTTATATATCAACGATAAAGATGGTGCAGAAGATTATCTTGCTGTGACAGAAAATGACCTGCAATTCAACCCTCCCGCTGTTCCTTTTGGAAACTGTTCTGTAAAAAACGGACAGCCCTGCAGTTTTGCTCCCGCCGGAAAATGGAAAAAGTTTTATAAAGACGTGAAAGTTTTGGATAACGCCTTACTCACAAAAATTTCCGAACTCCAATGTTCTGTTGGTGGAAAAATAAAAGTTATGGATCACGGACAGAAAGCCCAGCTTAGCAAACAGAATTTCAAAAATGCTGATGCGAAAGTGCATAGTTATATTAATCCTTTGGTGGATTTGGAGGAGTTTACAGATGAGTTAGACGGAGAAAATTTTTATATTTAAAACTTACTATTTTATGTCACAGTTATTAATCATAGGAGACAAAAATCCCGAAATAGGAAAGGAAACAAAATATACAATTTCTCTTGTCAATTTTGGAGGTTTATCGAATAACATCAATGTTTTTAACCCTATTTCAGAAATTCCACAATGGCAAATTCTTGTTTTGGAACATGGAAAATGGCGCAAAACATCTGAAAATACCAAACAGGGGGAAAGCGTATCTTATACTTTCAAACAAAGCAGTCTTTCAAGAGAAGGAATAAAGCTTGTTGTTACAAAAGGAAACGATAAGGGAGAATTAATTATCAAAACTAAAAGAGCCGGACAACCTAAAATTCTAAAAGTTGATCTTCTGGATGTTAATTATAATAAGGTCACAAAACCTTTGCATTATTTTGATACCCTGATTGCAAAAGCTCAGTGCACAGATATGGAAGGTGAAAAGCTTCATTTTACACTTTGGGAAGATGATGCCTTAAAAGAGGGACACAACAAAATTAATGAGATCAATAAAATAAATCCGATCCCAATTTCTGCAACCGTAAAAAGAGGTAAGGCAGAAGCAAGATTCAATATGGCTTTTTATACGCAGGCATCGATGATTGCCAATATGCAATTAGCCAAAGGTGATAAAAGTGAGGGTAAAAATCATGAATATTATGTAACAGCAGATTATTATGGGAAACTTGAAGCCAGTAACAATATAAATATCGCAAATCCTGATTTCAGTAATCCGATACAAAAGGCTTTTGATCTTAAATATCCCGACAAAACGCCACAAAAACCAAAGGTAAATAAACGTCCTACTCCACCTCCACCTGCGCCAAAGAAGGATACCTACAAAACACCTATAACTCCAAAGGCAAAAACTAAGGCTCCTGATCCAAAAGGAAAAATTATAAGTGTTGAGTTCGTAGATTTTTTGGGAAAACCTTACCAAAACATGAAGTTTGGAACACAGGTAAAAGCCAAAATCATTTCCAAAGACATGAAAGGAAAAACCATAAAACTGAAAATATGGGAAGATGATATTTCTGATCAATTGGTTTATGAGAATAATTATGTTTTAGGTGGGGATGAAAGTTATGCAACGCTTAATCTCACCAATGAAATTCGCAAAAAAGGTGATGATTTTAAAGAAGGCAGTGAACAGGAATATTTTTTAGAGATAGAATATGCAGGGCAAAGTGTAGATTCTGAGGTGATTAATGTGAATGATTCTGCGCCTAAGATTAAAGTGGAGACTAGGGTGAGTACTTCGGGGGTGAAGGCTAAAAAAGCAGATCAGAAAAAAGAGGAAAAAGTTTGTGAATGTGAAGCTAGAGTTAGAGCGTTTATGAGGATGTTAAGGGTAGGTGAAGGAACAGGAGAATTAATAAAATCTTCTGTTTACAATAAAGAAACTAAAAAAATGGAAGAGGCATATATTTCTCATAATTTTCAACGTGGTTATAGCACCGCTTTTGGAGGAAATAAAATCACAGATTTTAGTTCACATCCTCAAAAAATGTATGGAGATTCAAGTGCTGCAGGAGCTTATCAAGTTATGAGATATACTTGGTGGTGGATGAATGGAGAAGAACTAGATGATAATAATAAAAAAACTGGAAAATATGTTGCAGAACATGATTACATAAAAAAATACAAAATTTTAGATTACTCTCCTGAATCTCAAGATAAAGTATGCCTTGCTATAATGAAAGCTCAACGTCCTAATCTAATAAAAAAAGTAATTAACAATAATATAGAAAATTCAATTCAAAGTGAAGCTTGTTTTATATGGGCCAGTTTACCTGAAATGGATGACAAAAGCCATTATAAATTTAAAGGTAAACGTCAGCCAGCAACAAAATTAAAAATATGTATAGAACATTATAATAAATTTTTGCAAGAAGAATTACAAGGTATTAGTAATTTACACTTAAAAAAGGGATTTTTAAAGGAGTTTGGTTATGATTGTTGTGGGGAATCTGTAAAAACATCTGAAATAATTTCAAAATGCAAATGTCAAAAGCCACATTATAATATAGCTAAACCAGAATTATGGATTACACAAAAACCTAGTGAATGTTGGGCTGCAAGTGTTGAAATTCTAAAAAATTATGGCGTAATTGGGGGCTCTAGAGCAAATTGTATAATTATAGCAAATCAAGATGGTAAAAACTTATCATCAGTAAATGCTAATTCAGGAATTGATTATATTGACTCTCAATTAAAAATAGGTAAACCAGTAGTTGTTGGACTTGATGATAACTTAAGACAAACTTCATATAATGCACATAAAGCAACAGATCATTTTTTCGTAATAGTAGGTTCTGGATGCGAAAATGGGAAAAGATATTACACCTTTTTTGATGTTGGTTCTAAAACAAGAGATGCTGGAACAAGTTCAAATAACAAAATGTTTATAAATGAAAATCTGCTCATAGAAGGTAAAAGTAATGGAGGTCGACATAATTATACAATCACAGAAGTAAGAAAAAATAATTAAAACTATGCTACAAAAAAAAATACAATTTCTTTTTATATTATTTGTCACTTTTATTTCATGTCAAAAAAAAGAAATAATTCAAAATAAAAGTAACGAAACACTTCAAGGACACACTTTTTTAAGAGTTACTCAAAACAAATCTGGAAACAATTTATTCAAGCCATGTGATGCGGAAATAGAAACTTATAAATTTTATAAAGATTCAATCTATCATAATATGGGACAAGAGTCCGATATGATAACAAAAATTCAGATTTCAAATAACAATCAAAAAATTTCATATAAAGGCTTTAATACTAATACCAATGATTATGAAAGTATTAGTATTGAAAAGATAGAACCATTCTACTTGAAAATAAATAACGAATTATTTATTGATGAATTATATAAATCTAAAATTAAATTAATAAAAGAAAATAATTGCGATGATGATGAGATTACTAAATCAATTGATTATTCTATAAATGGTCGTTGGAAAATAAACTGTGGAGAAGGCATTGCTAGTATGACTGTTCAGAATAAAAATGCATCATTGATTGTTCTAGCAAACCAAATATACATTGAAATGACTGAAACAAAAAGATATGATTTTGAAAAAGGAATTGCTTATAAGTTAAAAGAAATACCTGAAGATTTGGGGACTTATGGAATTAAACTAGATTGGAAGGAATATATAAATGATAAGCCTATTGCGTACGTAAAAGTCATCGATGAAAATACTATAAATTTCTATTGGTATGGCTTCTATAACAATAAAACTAATAAAAGAGAAATGACAGAATGTCAATTTAATCAAGATAGCAATAATAAAGATTTAATACTAAAAAAATGTAATGAATAGAAATCTAATATCAAGTTAGAATGATCTAAAAATAATTAATACTTAAATTATACAAAAAAATGGGATTAAATTATCATTATGAAAAGAATAATATTACTATATACTTTATTGGGATTAATTTATAGTTTCACTCTTGTAAGTTGCCAAAAAAAAAGAACAAATATCTACCAATAATAAAAATCAAAAAATAGACTTAAAAAATTATTTAAAAATTCCGGTAGACACGGATATTAGTTTATTAATTGGTGAATTAGTCTCTAATAATGAGAATATTAATGAAAATTTTAAAATTATAAAAAAAAGAGATACAATATATCTTACAAAACAATTTTTAGAATCAGATAATATTGATGGTAAAAAATTAATATTAGAAAGTAATCACAAGTTTAGCATAACTACTAAATATGATGTTGGCTATAATTTTTCTGGCGATGAAAAAACCTCAAATTATTTGCCTATCAATCATGTTATACAACAAGATATCTATTCTAATTTAACTATTCCATCTTTTGATAAAATATATCATAATGATACGTTTCAAAAGTTTGAGAAATTAAACAAGCAAGAGATTTATGAGGAATCATTCAATACTTTTCTAAAATATTATGAAAGTAAGTCTGAAAATGAATTAAAGTCTTGCTGTCCTTCTGATTTTAAAAATTATCAAACAATAAAAGATATTGATCCTAAAAATATTTATCAATTAGATTTAGTCAAAGACTTAATTACCTATCCCGATTATAAATCTATAACTATAGATTTAAAAGATATAAATACAAATAAAAATTATGTAGTTAAGTTTATAAAAGAAGAAAATAAGTTACAAGACAATTTAAATCAGATAAATAACGCTTTAAATAATAGTAATCAATCTTCAAGCTGGGAAGGAATTTATTGGCTATATCCATATAACCTTGATAGTAAAAAAATAGGTAATTACTACATAAATATTTTTAATCAAAATAAGGAATTTGGTTTTAGTGGTGATGGTGAATTTAATTATAAAATCAGCACTAAAATAATTGATAATAATAAACTCTATATTTTTGATTTAAATAGCCAGTCTTCAAATCCTCTAGCTATTATTTATAAAAATCAGAA harbors:
- a CDS encoding DNA-3-methyladenine glycosylase I, which codes for MEKIRCGWCEKDDLYRKYHDEEWGRPVYDDETIFEFLILESFQAGLSWYTILSKREAFDEFDYKKIADYSDEKVEELMQNPGIVRNRLKVLATITNAQKFQEIQEEFGSFSKYIWGFVGGRPIKNNPKTLKDVPATTEISDILSKDLKKRGFKFMGSTVVYTHMQATGMVNDHLKSCFIKR
- a CDS encoding IS5 family transposase → MYSTDLTQTQWQFIKKALDFDDRKRKYDLIVIWNAISYLVKIGCQWRLLPHDFPKWQLVYCYYSK
- a CDS encoding transposase; this encodes MVSVANVHDSKAVLLLMKTLRYLLIPLQVILADGGYRGEIIEEIKTKFGYTIQIVMRNDKKEKKFEPHS
- a CDS encoding enoyl-ACP reductase FabI, which translates into the protein MSYGLLKGKKGIIFGALNEQSIAWKVAERCHEEGAEFILSNAPIALRMGELNGLAEKTGSEVIGADATSTEDLGKLFDAAIAKFGKIDFILHSIGMSVNVRKGKHYTEMNYDWTEKGWDISAVSFHKVMRTAWEKDCMNEWGSILALSYIAAQRTFPDYNDMSDNKAYLESIARTFGYYWGERKVRVNTVSQSPTVTTAGSGVKGFGGFLGYAEDMSPLGNASALECADYCVTLFSDLTKKVTMQNLFHDGGFSNTGVSQKVIQKYDLE
- a CDS encoding LysM peptidoglycan-binding domain-containing protein — translated: MKLFLQHHIVKKGETLEQIAALYNVPTVEILKYYHYQNVPKDSNHLGHILFEGQEIFVPESHDIEQILLERKQASQNRLEHSNSLIKNSSLLPNFIGIDHSYKVKITDLNEGSTENETEFEVDIQYLGKNEQHHIFKFNKNSILINGEIPDMKAYELALDCSSVLFPVELGIDFNGKIADIHNYRVILNKWKENKQRLLQKYSDENSRQYIDKVDIRMENRELLLKNLRSELFIQFYFSPYFKTFSNGKAENTGRFSQYKILYENHYEINLDHEIHISQSSRSVDQRSQEEIIRYLENSYENSEDSELLESEISANFILDKQYKFLQKADVKIDLYLYNVQETKQIQIDRK
- a CDS encoding DUF4280 and LysM peptidoglycan-binding domain-containing protein encodes the protein MIEYKVKKGDTLLSLAEKLGLPSAYSLKSFHNFKGSIERGIGNEIKAGMILTIPEPHEVETIHKNIAERQNKKAEENTQEQNQQSTENQSSGFSSEESQQSSELQKEKEQEKESKQKPAGEHEGKLFVAQKGKAICDKGTKFPQFKVSSHKKLYINDKDGAEDYLAVTENDLQFNPPAVPFGNCSVKNGQPCSFAPAGKWKKFYKDVKVLDNALLTKISELQCSVGGKIKVMDHGQKAQLSKQNFKNADAKVHSYINPLVDLEEFTDELDGENFYI